The region ATTATTAATTTCCAATTCGATTGCGCAACCAAGTCTTGACAAGCTTCATGGCAGAGTACCGTTCAATCATTGATCTCCAAATTAGCAAATCtgtaatagaaaatgaaaaaaattaatctctttaattaaaacatagttaAAAAAAGGGTCAAGGGAGGTTATACACAAAAAACAAGTGGGCCAGatttttgtatatcttttttttttttttaattttcggccagaATTGAAAAAACATACTGGTAGTCGCCACCGGCCATCGTGGCCGGTGGTTTTCCATGATCAAAAGCAACCACCTGACACCCTTATCCTCATTGACTAACATACccaaaatccaacaaaattAAGGTCGAATTTTCgtagatctaaacttaaacATTCGGCCAAACCCAAAGCGTGTAAACGCACTGGCAGTCGCCATCAATCACCATGGCCGGTGGTTTCCGGctatcagaggcaaccacccgacacccttatccccatcaaccaacatacctaaaaaccaacaaaatctaACGGTCAAATCTTTGTAGATCTAAGCCTAAACTTCTGATCAGACCCAACATGTGTAAAAGCACTGTTAGTTGCCACCATCCACCGTGGCCGGTGGTTTTCggtgatcagaggcaaccacccgacacccttatccctatcgaccaatatacccaaaaacAAGCAAAATCCAGCAGCCGAATCTTCGTaaatctaagcttaaacttttaGCCAAAACCAACACACGCGTAAACGCATTGACAGTTGCCACCAGCCACCATGATCGGTGGTTTCcgacgatcagaggcaaccactcgACACCCTTATCCCTATCGACCAACATCcccaaaaccaacaaaatccaACGGCTGAATCTTTGTAGATCTAAGATTAAACTTCTGGCCAAACCCAACATGtgcatatatacgtatatatcatGGATCTGTGCTGAAAATAATtgctaataaaactaaaagacttacctaCTTGTAGATCGGGGCCACTTTGACAGTAAAAATACGGTCGGATCGAAGATCAAACGTTGATTTTTGGGCGGGAGGCTGGGTGGATTGTTGCTTCAGTGCGACGCAGATGGGCGAGGTGGAGGAGACgtggtggagagagagagagagagagtaggtgAGGTGGAGGAGACGTCGGTGCCTGGTGGCAATGGGGGCATCCGATTGTCCGagtaggtgagagagagagagagagaatatgaaGGCTGGGTGGGTGAGGTGGCTTAGTGggtattcaaaaaaaaaaaaaaaattaaaaaattattaaactattatatataatagcattttttaaaaaatcctgGGTGGGCTGTATGTAGCTCCACCCGTGTCTACCAATTCAATGAAAGATATTgccatatttttccacaataCTCTGTAATCTTGACTGGTTTTGTGTCCTAGAAAACTAAAATTCagaaaatcaattcaaatgAAATGCAAAAATGAAcagaatattttatattttgaaatgctGATAATTCCACAAGTGTGCGAAGGTAAGGGTGGTATGATTGTGGAAAGAAGGGAGTGTTTATGTTTTTGCATTGCCATAATggtattttttccttttgccAGAGCATGGGCCAGTTTATGCCAAACCTAGAAGTTTCAGCCTATTTTTTCTGTTGGTTGCGTTCATTTGTATGGTGAATGTGCTTCCTAATGTGCATGGGTTGATCCCAGGACTAACTGCAGTAGATAAGCTTGTAGCATTGTTGATTCATTAAGCTGCTGGGAAAGGGGGAGGGGGTAATTTAATGGATAGGAAGAagtttattgttcttttcttctctgtttctttttttcccaaCACATTGCTCTTTGCTTCTTTTGCTACTGCAGCGGACACTAACCTTTCTCTGACTTCTATGGAGCTTGTTTTTACTAATTACATGCCTGTCTTATGCAACacaatcattttttctttttggtgttTGTGAGCTTAAATGGTAGCCTTCTGATCTTTGAATTATATGGATTTCTATGTCAGAAAATTGGTTTTCTGTGGATGAGAAGGAGCCAGTTGGTTATGCCTTGGTGGAAATTATTGAAGCAGCTGACATGAAGCCATCAGATTTAAATGGTTGGTGTAAAGTATAATGCTGATGTTTTGACACCATGGCATGTATTCCTTGCATATGCATAATAAATGAAACTTCTTTCAGGATCAGCTAATCCATATGTAAAAGGGAAACTTGGTCCTTACAGATTCAGGACTAAGACGCAAAGGAAAACTTTGGCTCCAAAATGGCGTGAGGCATTTAAGGTTCCCATTTGTACATGGGAATTGCCTAATGTGCTAACTATTGAAGTGCGTGACAAAGACCATTTTATTGATGATACCCTTGGGTAAGCCATAATAGCTGCAGTGTTATGCAACATGTTTTTATTCTATCAGAAAGAACAGcacatcatttatttattttcgttTTTCCTTCCATTGAAGTTGATATATTGTTTATGCTTTTATGTCAGAAAGACATTTTGTTGATGATACCCTTGAGTAATTGCATAATAACTGTAGTCTTAtgcaacaattttttattttatgtcaaAAAGAATCTACatattgtttatttgtttttacaAACCTTCATCCCACTAGGTAGGATTGGCTACATGAGTTCTAAATTCCAGCTGTCTCCATCCATGGCCACCTCCTTTAAAGGACCACTATATCTTATGTCATGTTTAGCGACTTTCCACCAAGTTTTCCTCGGTACTCCTTTACCTCTTTTACTGCAAACTTTGTCCATTTCATCTACTTGCCTCACAAGTGCATCTACCATTCTTATAACATTTCCACACCATCTTAATCACATCTCGGTGCATCTTATCTTCCATATGCACCACTCTATTAcaaaaaaatctcatttctaattttgtcttttcttatatgAATTTCATATCCATTGTAACTATAGAAACTGTaatgattttcatatatttacaGTAGGGTCAATCACCCTTTGTATACGAGAGAAGAAttgcaaaataggaaagaataaAATAGGAAACTATGAATAGAAAGCAGAACATCTGGAATCAAATATGTACAAGAGCCAAGCCATAATTATAGGAAGAATCCCACAATTGTGGGAAGCAAGATGATTAATTGATTGATATGATTTCCAACAGTAACATCATCATTTTAGTTATGTTCATGTTGGTACTTAAATTGCCTAACATTTTGGGTCATACAACAAAGATAGTTTTATATCTGTGTGAACAAATTTATCGTCTCATACTTTTATAGATGTGGGATATCATACTTTTATGGATGTGGTATATCTTCTATTTGGAGGAAAGGCTTCTGAAGAAGTTTGGACTGTAAAACTTCTTAATCTATTATTCGGATtggaaagatatatatattacaaatggtAACTGCCCCTATAGAGACAGTTAAATGCAGAAAAAATTGtctaacttagaaaaataaataattgtataatgAATCAACTAATTGTCCCTATTATTTTGCCTAACTGTTCCTATATTTTTGTACACGGTTTTCTACACACCCCTCAAGTTAGGTTGCAAATATGAAGTAAGCCCAAGTTGGATTTTCACATCTTCAAATTGAGTCTTCAGTAGGTAGTCTCCAATaaacagtgttctaaaatgctCTAGGCACTAGTCGGGTGCTAGACTAGGGCCTAGGTGGAGCCTAGGaaaattgccttttttttttcttttttttaactttttgatgTTATTTCTAGGTAAATCAAAGTTGGAAAGACAAGTAAAATAATGGAATTAGGCCTGAGAAAACAAACTATTGTAGATCTATTCTGGGTTCAAGAAAGCAGAAGCagtaataatgcaacataatcTTGCAATGCGTTATGTGTAAATTGTGCCAGCTCACAAGTTTGTCCAACAACTAAAAGGCACCAATGGGGAAAGTATCATGCGAAGGGGAAGGGGGGGATTTCCTTGGGGATTTTACTGATTAGGCCAAATGGCGTTGTTTTGTGCTTTGGCCAAAACGTTTTGGCCAGtgaattgcaaaaaaaaaattaggcaaCGTAGGTAGCTAGGCGCCGCCTAGGCATTGATTGGGCCCGGTTAATCGGTCCCGGCACCTAGGGTGCTGATTAGCATGAATTTATGGCGTCCAGGGGCCGCTTAACGCCTTAGCGATGCCTAGGTAGCCGCCTTTTTGAACATTGCCGGTAGATCCTTGGTATGTTGGAAATccaccttcaatttttctttttatgaaatgCTTGTCTATTTAAGTCACTTTGAACATGTTGAGTTGCTGCTAATATCTAGTTAGACGACTAAAATATTGGATGACTAAGAGGCTTGACAACTCCTTTGCTATATCTTTAGTGTCGAAATACGTCTTCTTTGCAGCatctcaaatttcttgtgtcaTCTCGTGGAGAATGATATTTTCTTTGACTTCATTAGTCATGGAATTGACAAGTCATGACATTATCATATTGTGTTTTGCCTTCCATGTCTTGTACTTCGAATCTGTTGAATTCGGTTTAGGGGTTTCACCattaaaatagtcatttttttcTCTGGTGCTTATGAAAATTGTAATCGAATGTCCATTAGAACTAGGAACAGCATGAACTTGAGAGGAAGAAGCAGAGATTGTTGTGGTGAAGGACACCATTGGGAtgataattttctaataaaaaatgctttgataccatgaagaagtttGGACTGTAAAACTCCTTAATCTATTATTCGGAtttgacacacacacacatatattataAATGGTAACTATCCCTATGGAGATAGTTAAAACACAGAAAAAACTGCCTAATTTAGGAAAACAAATAACtatataatgaattaattaactTTCCCTATTATTTTGCCTAACTGCCTAATTGTTTCTATATTTTCGCACATGGTTTTCTACAACTTCAGCTAAATATTGAAGTCTTCAAATTCACGTGCTTGGGACGTTAGGTTGAGGTTTATTCAGCACCTTTAAGAATACCCTGGACAATTGACAGTCCTAAACCTGCAAGAAGATATCTCAAGTTCAACTTCTATATTTGACCATCAATATGATGGGTCAAGTAAAAATTGGAGACATCTAggaaattttgagattatttgaTGGGGGACAAGATATGAAGTGTTTTagaagatattaatatattttgttatttggtttggaatattttgtttatttatttcctaattAGTTTTAGAAAGATTATATAAGATTATATTTCCAAAgatttaggattctagttagGATATAGGATTTGTTCTTTGATATGTTTCCTAATTAGCTGGGTCTCTAGTCGATATAAACCCCTTAGTGATGTATTGTTAATGAGACTTTGAATTTGCATATTGAGAATTTGGTTTGAGTGATCAAGATTACTCTTGTTTTTCTGTTTCGGATTCTGCACCATactttttttgatttatgaagaTGCAAGCTGCATGGTATCTCGCTCATCATTGCCATTTGAGACATGTTTCACATACATACCAAGTATGAGATTACATTTTGAATTGTGCTTCTGAAAGTTTAGTTATTGCCTACTACTTTTAACCTGGATTTTGACTGTTCACAGGATGATCTGAAATGTTGGgaaattttgtttgatttgatgATTTTAGTGTGTTTGCTGAAGTTATTACTGTAACAAAACTGTTAATCGATGAATTAAATAGGGATCAgacttgaatttttctttttgtgcttACTGTTGTTTGATTAATTCAACAAAGATCATGCTGACTTTTAATCTATTATGTGCTGTAAAACTTGGGACCTTGTTCAGACTCTTGATTTAATTGCCCAGATTGTAAATGGACTCTTTTGGAAAATTGTTATTCGATGTACCAACTCAATTCTTTCACAGAGATTGTTCAATAACAATCAGCAACCTTAGGGGCGGGCAAAGACACGACATGTGGTTGCCTCTTCAGAACATCACAACAGGCCGATTGCATCTTGCCATAACTGTTGAAGTCAATAAAAAGGTAtttacctctctctctcctggGGTTTTACCCTATTATTCGGATTGAAGTGATGGAAAGTATAAATTATAAAGGAAAGCAAAGGAAAGgtgataaaaatgaaattttttagcattttcttgtttgtttcaGCATGAGGAAGTGGAGGTCAGAAAAATAGGATATGAAGTGAAATGAGTAAGGTAtatggtaaattttataattatcttgTAAAACTTAGCTTATAATTGAcatttaaaaagtataaaatgtaAACCATTTACTTTTCCACCCAAAgttgaaaagaaatgaaaggaaagggaaattatttaaaatgattgCATGCCTTATGCTTCCTAGTTCCTCATTTCACCTCCCTTTCCTTTCTAAAAGGTTACCTGCACAATTAATCACTCAGTAATTGCTTCCAAGTCCAATCCAAATTGGGTTTCAGTGAAGTAGGAAGCATTTCTAAGGTGCTTTGTGACATGCCATCTGGTCTTGtttcatttttgtgttataTTGCAGACAGTCTATTCCTCATGTTTGAgcctaaaaaaagaaaaaaatgccaatgaaagaattgaaattgtcttattatttatcttgttttttattttattatttatcttcagAAAGTTGTGTGAATATTAACTAACAGGTTTGTAAGAAGGGCAAAATGAGATTCTATATAAAATGATAGGTTTAGTGTGTTACAACTTACACAAGGGGAGAAAGTGATACATGCTGTTAGACGTTGAGAGTTTAGTGTAATTTTCCcaacaaattatttaaaaaggaATCGATTAGAAGCAAAAATTAGATCATAATTGTCTTAACTATAATTAAACAATTTCTTGTTTTCTGTGAAACCTGAGTGCGAATTGTGATCTAATCATAAACCTATGTGTGTAGGGACCAGATCAGCCAACCGACAATGAATCATTCAGTGACAATACAGATAAAAATATCGCTGCAAATGAGACTTCTGACAAGGGTTCTATTTCATGTGGATGGTCCAAGGAGGCAACAAAAGCAGCAGATAAGTTTGAACCCATTAACATTGAAGGGCAACAACAAACTGGGATATGGGCCCCTCACCCAGGGAGTGAAGTTCCACAAACGTGGGAGCCTAGAAAGGGGAGGAGGAGGATTCTTGACGCACAAATTCATGGGGAGGGTAGTGATCATAGGGGAAGGTTCAAAACATTAGCTTTGGGATGCAATATTGATGACAGTAGCAGCACTGATGAAGCCCAGGAAGGTAGTAAGGGAAGTCCATCGAACAAAGTGCTGAGGAGCCTGCACAATATAGGTTCCATATTTCAGAAGAATTGCAGAAAAGAGGACATATCCAGCAGCGTTGAAGAGCCAGTTTCATCTCCACATCCTAATCTGAAGCCAGTCAATACAGAGGACACTGGCGTGAAGCTTACAATAGAGGAGGACAAGCCTTCCGTGGAGGTTCCAAAGTCAGAAGGTATGGGGAATCCAGAAGGAAGTGACATGGAGAGCTCACACAAGACGCATGTGAAGGACATGGCAAAGAGCATCTTTAAGCATGCGGGGAAATCTGCCCGTGGCATCAGGAATGCACTTTCTCATAAATGGTCAAAGAAGTACCAAGGTGATTCAGGGTCAGTGTTGATGGAGAGAGAGATATCTGTGCAGTCAGAGTCTTCTTCTGATGAAGAATCTTCTCCATCATCATTTCCAACTTCCAGAGGGATTCAAGTTGTTTCCAGAGACATATCCAGCTATGGTAATGATTCTTATCAACCCGGAGAACTTGATGACcaagataatcaaaataatttcaaaatgaacATTCGGGATCCAATAAACCAGGTCAATCCCAGAGATGATGGGGCGATGGGTGTCTACTTATCAGCTAGCTCCAGCGAAAATGACGATACACTAGTTGTTAAGGAGTTCCCAAAACCAAAGATTTCAgaggaaaatttggagaatAGATGACAGATGAGATCTCTCCCTTGTAGAAATCTTGTATGTGCTAGTGTATagtcaaaatttttgaattttgtttcgAGTGAAGATGATGAGGCAATGCTCAATCTAGTTGCATCTTTTAGATCGCTCCAACTAGACAGGAACTTCATGCTAGGTTTGGTTGTTGATATCGTTTCTTCTCATAGTTTACATGCGATGATTTATGAGTGAGTGATTACATTCATGTTTGGGAAATTattattccaaaatatttcCACCCCACAACCCTAACTTGTGAATTTTGCTCAGAAATTATAGTGATAGATATCATTCATTTGGCTACTTCtactaattctctctctctctctcatcttctagTTGAAAATCTTGTGCTAGAAAAGCCACATTCTCAAAGGGCACcattgttgctgctgctgctgctgcatgtGAGATATGGTGCTTGGAAGAGGTAGATGGTAACCAAACTAGTCAGATCTGCTGGAAGGAAAAGTAAATAAGAAaggtgaattttttttaaaaaaatttaggctggattctctttactttttaatttttggatttgaattttgaatttatttttagttttctttttggtagtttgtttttaaaaaattaaaaacacattctctttgttattttgaaaattatttcttaaaatagaaaattagaaaacgcgttctctttaaaattttaaaaataattttttaataatattttatttaataaattttattattcagtaaattagaaatatttaatgttaatatattattaaaaaaatatatgtattttaaagttaatgaattttgtaatattttttctattataataataaaatatgaataaataaatgtgttttgagtttagagtttgttttggatgaaaacacttaaaataattttttgttgttttaagtttttttataattttttttattttcaaaaatacatttttaaaaatagaaaagaaacgTGTTTCCAttaatttagaaaatcaaaaattaaaaatgacttgaaaatattaaagagaacgcaatcttaTATATGCTAGTGGTTAGAGTACATTGATACAAATTTAGATACATGTAATaggaattttaatttcttaattaatgttgtttattttatattaagtaatattgatgtgataattcaaatataatgatatGGAATTTACTCCATTAATTCTTTCAACACAACAATTTGATAGAGTAAGttctataatattattatatttactttGTCACATTAATGTTGCTTAAGAAATCAAAACTCTATGTAATAGTTTATAAATCATATGTTTTAGTGATTTACttgaagtttttatttaaagtctAAACCTGAATTGAGtcgatttatatatatatataaaaatataatatgcaaacataataaattattttcttttgataaataaagAAGCACCTTTATTAAAAAGCAACCATCAGGTATGCAGGAAAAGCTTCAAGGGATACAaaaccaatttaattttttttagaatttatatataataataatttaacattctGTACGCcaaaaaaattgtattattataaatagaaaCCCAATTTGATCCAACtctattttcattaaaataagTCTTAAGGCTTAATCTTACACAAGATTTTGGCTTATTGAGGTTATACGCTTTCTTATTGTTGGTGCTGTTCGCTTGCCCCTAAAAAGAACCTTAATTTGTAAGAACTAGGAGTGAGCCTGATCCAAAGCTCAAATCAAATAAAGTGAACTCTgttaaaaactaaattgaatcgatgaaataaaattttaaattaaaagattaaaaaaaactaaaaaatagaaaaacaaaaccaaataaaaaacccaaaaaaagaaaaaaagaaaaaataataaaaaacaaaaataataaagtaaagaaacgacatcgtttttaacatttagatatattaagttattttgagttttttttttttttaataaggaGACTAAACCGATTTAAAATAACTGAAAGAACCAAATTTGAAAAGCGAACTGAACCATCTTTGAGTCTCTGCTACTCGCCGGAAGTCTTCTAGACTTCCAAGGTCTAGTCTCTTTGTCGTCTTCCAATTGTTGTCTCTAGTCCCAGCGACTCGTCGTCTTTGACTTTGAGTCTCTGTGATTCATTGGTCACCGCCAACTCTGGCTCTCTGGGTCTCACTAAGAGATGCCTATAAGATCATGGATGATGTTGTGATTTTACAATTTGCAAATCTATCCTTTTATGAGCCTAAACTTGagtctttattatttttaaacgaTAATAACATGccaacaaatttagaaaataataattttacaatttttggtgaagtttgaaatttaatgaacaatttgtattttatatctcCTTCCTGCAGATTTCATGATAAATTCTTTTgtaactattttaattattcgTATGATTATGtggaatttaaatttatgaattacatttttttacaattatataataataataataataataataataataataataataatatgtgcgtatatatatatatatatatattgctgaGTCCCCATGCCATTTTTGTCGTGTCCTGTGTCTGTGTCTGTGTCCCGGGCGCTAggttttttgatttttgtccTGTCCTGTGTCTGTGTAGTGTCAATGCAACCTAGGGGAGGACCCAATCGTCCtcctcctctcttcttcttccaaattAAATCCCATCCCTGTCTCCCCCCAACCCCACCCAAAATTAGAGGGTATAAGAGgagattatttttttcaatgacTTTCTAGTGCATTAAAATATAACGGCTAAGTgggattaattttaaaaattctagaCCTTCAGCTATTGTCTACTTCACCATGTTTGATCCAAAGAGTGTTACAGTGACTGTTAACTACGAAATGCAACCATACTTACTCCTCTATCTAAATGTAGAATCGATAGTAAATAAGAGAAACATTGAAGGGATTAATTACTCATTCACAGGCGGAGGAGTTTGATTGCAGCCAATAGTGACTTCTGCACCACGTCTTATGCTGCATTCTTCATGGTGGATTCAGACTCTGcacttaattaaatcaaatttagcgCTGGAAAACGGGGAAATCTGGAAGCTAGAAGAGGCTTGGCAGATTTGATAACTTAACAAACTAACAATGATCGTTTCAGTTCTTTTTCACAAGCTAGACCGACCCACAGCCTCCTTTAGTGGCATCAACTTTGCCATCATCTTGATGAAAATCCAAAACTCCCTTCGGGTCAGTGGGAGTCGTTTTTTTCTCCACAGCTTCGCCATTATTTTGCAAAGAAGTTTCCGTAACTCAGACTCCATAACCTGCCGGTTAGTTGCAAAGGAGCAACTCTATCATTGCTCCACAATGCACTGTATAATCCAGAGCTGGCTGGCTCTGCACTATCTCGTATTCTAGGCAAGGACGATGAGTCCAAAGCTTGCTCCATTGTTCATCACCAAGAAAAGTGCACTTCATGACTTCTGTTTTAGTTAAGATAACTTTTCAGAACCTCTTCACAAGAACAACTGATACAATTGCCATGTCTGGAGAACAAGCACTGAAGAATAGTTCTCCA is a window of Diospyros lotus cultivar Yz01 chromosome 10, ASM1463336v1, whole genome shotgun sequence DNA encoding:
- the LOC127811564 gene encoding C2 domain-containing protein At1g53590-like isoform X2 codes for the protein MQKVVGAGGDFRFRFDSFGFSVNCDAARTRCNCLSKLCSLRHVWRIGWSSLFLLPIDQNPSESQRENEYFGLLIFDRRGEERRGEKSKEMGLLEASILHHLCIVLLLIWFLSSFFNCRHPLVFFLSLIYLYLVHERYVMRLRRKLRFQERRRSNQRRVLADSETVRWLNHVVEKIWPLCMEHIVSQKILVPIIPWFLHKFKPWTVREAILRHLYMGRSPPVFTDMRVLHQSNADDHLVLIGLKFLPHWPFLGRLRVCFVEPPYFQITVKPIFNRGVDVTELPGIAGWLDKLLALAFEQTLVEPNMLVIDMEKFISPHAENWFSVDEKEPVGYALVEIIEAADMKPSDLNGSANPYVKGKLGPYRFRTKTQRKTLAPKWREAFKVPICTWELPNVLTIEVRDKDHFIDDTLGDCSITISNLRGGQRHDMWLPLQNITTGRLHLAITVEVNKKGPDQPTDNESFSDNTDKNIAANETSDKGSISCGWSKEATKAADKFEPINIEGQQQTGIWAPHPGSEVPQTWEPRKGRRRILDAQIHGEGSDHRGRFKTLALGCNIDDSSSTDEAQEGSKGSPSNKVLRSLHNIGSIFQKNCRKEDISSSVEEPVSSPHPNLKPVNTEDTGVKLTIEEDKPSVEVPKSEGMGNPEGSDMESSHKTHVKDMAKSIFKHAGKSARGIRNALSHKWSKKYQGDSGSVLMEREISVQSESSSDEESSPSSFPTSRGIQVVSRDISSYGNDSYQPGELDDQDNQNNFKMNIRDPINQVNPRDDGAMGVYLSASSSENDDTLVVKEFPKPKISEENLENR
- the LOC127811564 gene encoding C2 domain-containing protein At1g53590-like isoform X1; the protein is MQKVVGAGGDFRFRFDSFGFSVNCDAARTRCNCLSKLCSLRHVWRIGWSSLFLLPIDQNPSESQRENEYFGLLIFDRRGEERRGEKSKEMGLLEASILHHLCIVLLLIWFLSSFFNCRHPLVFFLSLIYLYLVHERYVMRLRRKLRFQERRRSNQRRVLADSETVRWLNHVVEKIWPLCMEHIVSQKILVPIIPWFLHKFKPWTVREAILRHLYMGRSPPVFTDMRVLHQSNADDHLALELGMNFRTAADMSAVLSVKLRNRLGFGMKTKLHLVGMHVEGKVLIGLKFLPHWPFLGRLRVCFVEPPYFQITVKPIFNRGVDVTELPGIAGWLDKLLALAFEQTLVEPNMLVIDMEKFISPHAENWFSVDEKEPVGYALVEIIEAADMKPSDLNGSANPYVKGKLGPYRFRTKTQRKTLAPKWREAFKVPICTWELPNVLTIEVRDKDHFIDDTLGDCSITISNLRGGQRHDMWLPLQNITTGRLHLAITVEVNKKGPDQPTDNESFSDNTDKNIAANETSDKGSISCGWSKEATKAADKFEPINIEGQQQTGIWAPHPGSEVPQTWEPRKGRRRILDAQIHGEGSDHRGRFKTLALGCNIDDSSSTDEAQEGSKGSPSNKVLRSLHNIGSIFQKNCRKEDISSSVEEPVSSPHPNLKPVNTEDTGVKLTIEEDKPSVEVPKSEGMGNPEGSDMESSHKTHVKDMAKSIFKHAGKSARGIRNALSHKWSKKYQGDSGSVLMEREISVQSESSSDEESSPSSFPTSRGIQVVSRDISSYGNDSYQPGELDDQDNQNNFKMNIRDPINQVNPRDDGAMGVYLSASSSENDDTLVVKEFPKPKISEENLENR